A stretch of the Agelaius phoeniceus isolate bAgePho1 chromosome 1, bAgePho1.hap1, whole genome shotgun sequence genome encodes the following:
- the NME8 gene encoding thioredoxin domain-containing protein 3: protein MAGKKKDVQLQTLITDQEQWDEMLQIKGIVVIDVYQSWCGPCKAVQNLLRKLRIDFGEDNMLHFAAAEVDNIEILKPFRRSCEPVFLFSVHGKILAMVKGVNAPLITKIVTDLVQEERQIAAGEKERAKVEELVFHDEGSSDGSAEEVEEEEVLTYSVGIIKPDDVLAGRVEEIKKKIIEAGFGIEADEERMLTEEQIRVFYSRNKDEPDFNAFVQFMMSRPCHVLIITKKEATGAIPHWIELHKTNESGEPEEPVKLAPLKETESLVNLCDVQDSIEDASRQLAFFFPNFHIEEGGHHAERTLAIIRPTLLKERRNSIIQRIQDDGFQIAMQKEIILTEEQVRTFYKEHVDQDYFPVFLEQMTSGPTLILALTRENAVAHWRSLLGPKILEEAKENPESLRAQFAFEHLPINQLHGSSTPSDAQKELKFFFPEEHTFALIKPDAATHKDEIMKKVKEAGFSISKVKEQALTREMALHFYKDHEGKPFFDDLVNFMTQGPSVIMVLSKENAVEEWKKLMGPPDPEEAKKTCPESIRAQFAHDILANAVHGSSDIEQAERSIQFVFGELDAD from the exons ATGGCTGGCAAGAAGAAAGATGTTCAGCTCCAG aCCTTAATAACCGATCAAGAGCAGTGGGATGAAATGCTGCAGATAAAGGGTATAGTAG TAATAGATGTGTATCAATCTTGGTGTGGTCCTTGCAAAGCTGTGCAGAACTTATTGAGAAAACTAAGGATCGACTTTGGTGAAGACAATATGCTACATTTTGCTGCG GCAGAAGTTGACAACATTGAAATTCTGAAACCATTTAGGAGGAGCTGTGAACCTGTGTTTCTTTTTAGTGTT CACGGTAAAATTCTTGCAATGGTGAAAGGTGTAAATGCTCCTCTCATAACCAAGATAGTAACAGATTTAGTGCAAGAAGAGAGGCAAATTGCAGCTGGAGAGAAGGAACGTGCTAAG GTAGAAGAACTCGTTTTTCATGATGAAGGTTCATCAGATGGGTCTGCTGAGGAGGTTGAAGAGGAAG aaGTACTCACTTATTCTGTTGGAATTATAAAACCTGATGATGTCTTAGCAGGACGTgtagaagaaattaaaaaaaag ATTATAGAGGCAGGATTTGGCATTGAAGCAGATGAGGAGAGAATGCTTACTGAAGAGCAAATCAGAGTATTTTACTCCCGGAATAAAGACGAG cCTGACTTTAATGCATTCGTTCAATTCATGATGAGTAGACCATGCCATGTTTTGATAATCACTAAAAAAGAAGCAACTGGTGCTATTCCCCATTGGATAGAACTACACAAAACAAATGAGTCTGGTGAGCCTGAGGAGCCAGTCAA GTTGGCACCACTCAAGGAAACTGAGAGTCTGGTAAATTTATGTGATGTGCAAGACAGTATTGAAGATGCCAGCAGACAGCttgccttctttttcccaaattttcatATTGAGGAGGGAGGACATCACGCTGAAAGGACTTTGGCCATAATTAGACCTACTCTCTTGAAGGAAAGGCGAA ATTCCATCATTCAAAGGATACAGGACGATGGTTTCCAAATAGCAatgcagaaagaaataattctaACTGAGGAGCAAGTACGTACATTTTACAAAGAGCATGTAGATCAGGACTACTTCCCAGTCTTTCTGGAGCAAATGACCAG TGGTCCAACTCTTATATTGGCTCTAACACGAGAAAATGCTGTAGCACACTGGAGAAGTTTACTAGGCCCAAAGATCCTTGAAGAGGCTAAGGAAAATCCAGAGAG TCTGCGTGCACAGTTTGCGTTTGAACATCTACCTATCAACCAGCTGCATGGCAGCTCTACGCCCAGCGATGCTCAGAAGGAACTAAAGTTCTTCTTCCCTGAGGAACACACCTTTGCATTAATCAAACCTGATGCAGCTACTCATAAAG atgaaattatgaaaaaagTTAAAGAGGCTGGATTTAGCATCTCGAAGGTAAAAGAACAAGCTTTAACTCGGGAAATGGCTTTACACTTTTACAAGGATCACGAAGGAAAACCCTTTTTTGATGACCTGGTGAATTTTATGACACA GGGTCCATCAGTGATAATGGTCTTATCAAAGGAAAATGCTGTGGAAGAATGGAAGAAACTAATGGGTCCACCCGATCCAGAAGAGGCAAAGAAGACCTGTCCTGAATCAATTAGGGCTCAGTTTGCACACGATATTTTGGCTAATGCTGTTCACGGTTCATCTGATATAGAACAGGCAGAGAGAAGCATTCAGTTTGTATTTGGAGAGCTGGATGCAGACTAA